From a single Brassica rapa cultivar Chiifu-401-42 chromosome A01, CAAS_Brap_v3.01, whole genome shotgun sequence genomic region:
- the LOC103835016 gene encoding UDP-glycosyltransferase 71B2 produces the protein MKLELVLIPSTGDGHLRPLVEVAKLLLDNDDHLSITVIIIPSMHGFQTTSYSSYIASLSTTSNDRLRFSFISSADRPNSPDAEPNFISYMESYKPVVKATVAKLTDSAQPPSSRLAGFVMDIFCTTMIDVANDFGVPTYLFYPSNATFFGLQIHVQYLCDVEKCDIISELKDSDTELEVPCLTRSLPAKCFPSVLLNKEWLPVFLRQARRFRETKGFLVNTFAELEPQAMSFLSSGDNNLPTVYAVGPVLSVENNGLDLADDKQTEILRWLDDQPDRSVVFLCFGSMGGFSEDQAKEIAIALERNGHRFIWCLRRATPMGPPEEFTNLEEILPEGFLDRTSEIGKIIGWAPQRAVLASPAIGGFVSHCGWNSILESLWFGVPIATWPLYAEQQLNAFEMVEELGLGVEIRNHFQGVYMAEETEMELMTAEEIERGVRCLMEKDSDVRDRVRKMSEKSHMAVMDGGSSHAALVKFIQDVTRNIS, from the coding sequence ATGAAACTGGAGCTAGTCCTCATACCATCAACTGGTGACGGCCACCTCCGGCCACTAGTGGAGGTTGCTAAGCTCCTCCTTGACAACGATGATCATCTCTCCATCACCGTCATCATCATCCCTTCCATGCACGGATTCCAAACCACAAGCTATTCCTCCTACATCGCTTCTCTCTCCACAACTTCCAATGACCGCCTTCGCTTCAGCTTCATATCATCTGCCGATAGACCAAACTCTCCTGACGCCGAGCCTAATTTCATCTCCTACATGGAGAGTTATAAACCGGTGGTGAAAGCTACGGTGGCTAAACTCACTGACTCTGCTCAACCTCCCTCTAGCCGGCTTGCTGGCTTCGTGATGGACATTTTCTGCACGACGATGATTGACGTTGCGAACGACTTTGGCGTTCCGACATACTTGTTCTATCCTTCCAACGCCACGTTTTTTGGATTACAGATACATGTGCAGTATCTTTGCGACGTTGAGAAGTGCGACATCATCAGCGAGTTGAAAGATTCAGACACTGAGTTGGAAGTACCTTGTCTGACTCGCTCTTTACCAGCCAAGTGCTTCCCATCCGTGTTGTTAAACAAGGAGTGGTTACCTGTTTTTCTAAGGCAAGCCAGAAGATTCCGCGAAACTAAAGGTTTCTTGGTGAACACGTTTGCTGAACTTGAGCCACAAGCTATGAGTTTCCTCTCCAGCGGAGATAATAATCTTCCCACGGTTTACGCGGTTGGGCCGGTTTTAAGTGTCGAAAACAACGGTTTAGACTTGGCCGACGATAAACAAACGGAGATCCTACGGTGGCTCGATGACCAGCCGGATAGATCAGTTGTGTTCCTCTGCTTCGGGAGCATGGGAGGTTTCAGTGAGGATCAAGCCAAAGAGATTGCCATAGCGCTTGAACGAAATGGCCATCGGTTCATCTGGTGTCTTCGCCGTGCTACACCGATGGGACCTCCCGAAGAATTCACGAATCTTGAAGAGATTCTCCCGGAAGGGTTTCTAGACCGGACATCAGAGATTGGTAAGATTATCGGTTGGGCCCCACAGAGGGCCGTGCTGGCGAGTCCAGCCATTGGAGGGTTTGTCTCGCACTGTGGTTGGAACTCAATACTTGAAAGTCTATGGTTCGGAGTTCCCATAGCCACGTGGCCGCTTTATGCGGAGCAACAGCTTAACGCATTCGAGATGGTGGAGGAGCTGGGGCTAGGGGTGGAGATACGGAATCATTTTCAAGGAGTATATATGGCGGAGGAGACGGAGATGGAACTGATGACGGCAGAGGAGATAGAGAGAGGAGTTCGTTGTTTGATGGAGAAGGATAGCGATGTGAGGGATAGAGTGAGGAAGATGAGTGAGAAGAGCCACATGGCAGTGATGGATGGTGGATCTTCGCATGCTGCTCTTGTAAAGTTTATTCAAGACGTTACTCGTAATATCTCTTGA